In a single window of the Ooceraea biroi isolate clonal line C1 chromosome 8, Obir_v5.4, whole genome shotgun sequence genome:
- the LOC105274851 gene encoding sister chromatid cohesion protein PDS5 homolog B-B isoform X2 has product MSEIIYPQGCRSVTEDLGPDELIRRLKTLAHTLQAMGQDEGMYQQYIPLALHLAEEHFLMHQSKDVQLLIACCIADVLRVYAPEAPYKDADQVKTIFLFLIKQLAGLKDPKDPAFKRYFYLLENLAYVKSFNMCFELEDCQEIFCALFSLMFKIVNDEHSGKVKSFMLDVLCPLITESDIVSNELLDIILMNIVEPSKTQKKNAYLLAKELVIKCSDTLEPYIQAFFNHVLILGKEEKSLQICKKVYDLIYELNHICPSVLLSVLPQLECKLKSSSETERLGAVALLARMFSEKGSQLAVQHTQLWRAFLGRFNDISVSIRIKCVQYSMHFLLNHPELRKDITDTLKLRQHDADENVRYEVVMAIVTTARRDFEVVSDSEDLLEFVKERTLDKKFKIRKEAMSGLAMIYKKHLNDADVPQATKKAVIWIKDKILHGYYMAGMEDRLLVERLLNTCLVPYQLPAEERMKKLYHLLGTIDDHASKAFVELQKHQLAVRRAVVEWLDIVKNGKSELATKVHQISRFLPDPMKVLEFLQKFSTHMKKEVRLLQEMETIVQPNVSCKECADTITKVLKKLGQPVMTNLYYNTIKMLLERVSSVMIDEEAIRVLIGYVLDCLKGGNVIEEVGLNPNNAGEKGLRLLVMLSFVFGPHFLHNDILMQLVNLLELEDEMVAPLVLSIFTFLGKYKPLCDVAPDIMNLMVPICKNFAETGTPKQAKQAVRCLFVNMTNIHDTIFPEIIERIKNTLTPTSEYYRTSIVTLGHIAYNLPDKYQVQIKNMVSRKIVKELLVKESSEQTADAIEGDWCREDQLPEETRCRLEGLKCMARWLLGLKTDVLSAQKTFRMLNAFMVNKGDLLSQGRLSKAEMSWLRLQAGCSMLKICEQKGVGDQFTAEQFYNLSQLMVDEVPQVREAFGNKLHKGLGRGIPNKCLPLDFMGYYALAGKEQDKRLKCVLKTYMQTDINKRRDYVKTLSLGTVERAMGQLPHILPDYMLVFAVPILAHDPEFTSYIMVSQLKVIQQCLWFILEPLITKNEYYCYGFYKNLVERMKSHKDALKPEDNEMNYKLWAVCDLAMNVIYTKTTNFDMKEFPSETRIPTMYFKRTDEMLTNTKNYLPAELQISMTNPKGKGSFHNTHTVNERPQRRTKSKQQKEVGIGPNETDARPAEASETRIQLPGLEEEIEEPPSKRALRESDKVNK; this is encoded by the exons ATGTCGGAAATAATATATCCGCAAGGGTGCAGATCAGTTACAGAAGATTTAGGTCCTGATGAATTAATCAGAAGACTTAAG ACACTAGCACATACCCTGCAAGCTATGGGGCAAGATGAAGGAATGTATCAGCAGTATATTCCACTCGCACTACACTTGGCGGAGGAACACTTCTTAATGCATCAGAGCAAAGATGTGCAGTTGCTAATCGCCTGCTGCATCGCGGACGTTCTAAGAGTTTATGCACCAGAGGCTCCCTACAAAGATGCAGATCAG GTCAAAACGATATTCCTATTTCTTATTAAACAACTGGCAGGCTTGAAAGATCCAAAAGACCCTGCCTTCAAGCGGTACTTCTACTTGCTTGAAAATTTAGCGTATGTCAAGTCATTCAACATGTGCTTTGAACTGGAGGACTGCCAAGAAATCTTCTGTGCATTATTTTCACTCATGTTCAAAATAGTGAA CGACGAACATTCTGGCAAAGTTAAAAGCTTCATGCTGGATGTCTTGTGCCCATTGATCACCGAATCGGACATCGTCAGTAACGAGCTTCTGGATATCATACTGATGAATATCGTCGAGCCAAGTAAAACGCAGAAAAAGAACGCGTATCTGCTCGCTAAGGAGCTGGTGATTAAGTGCAGCGACACCCTAGAACCATACATTCAAGCA tttttcaaTCACGTCTTGATTTTGGGCAAGGAGGAAAAaagcttgcaaatctgcaagAAAGTCTATGACCTAATTTACGAGCTGAATCACATATGTCCGAGTGTCTTGTTGTCCGTCCTTCCTCAACTAGAATGCAAATTGAAATCCTCTTCCGAGACTGAGAGACTGGGCGCCGTGGCATTGCTGGCGAGAATGTTCTCCGAGAAGGGCTCACAATTGGCCGTGCAACATACGCAATTGTGGAGGGCGTTTTTGGGACGGTTCAACGACATCAGCGTGTCCATTCGTATTAAATGTGTGCAGTATTCGATGCATTTCTTACTAAATCATCCCGAACTGAGGAAAGATATCACCGATACTCTGAAATTGAGGCAACATGACGCCGATGAGAATGTCCGTTACGAAGTCGTAATGGCTATAGTGACGACTGCCAGACGAGACTTCGAGGTCGTGTCGGACAGTGAGGATCTACTTGAATTTGTCAAAGAAAGAACACTGGACAAAAAG TTTAAGATACGAAAAGAGGCAATGTCTGGCCTGGCTATGATATACAAGAAACATCTGAACGACGCGGACGTGCCACAGGCCACGAAGAAAGCAGTGATCTGGATAAAAGATAAGATATTACATGGCTATTACATGGCAGGCATGGAAGACAGGCTATTGGTGGAGAGACTGCTGAATACATGCCTAGTACCGTATCAACTACCAGCTGAAGAGAGAATGAAGAAGCTGTACCACCTCTTAGGTACAATTGATGATCACGCTTCCAAAGCCTTTGTGGAACTTCAGAAGCATCAGTTGGC TGTGAGACGGGCAGTAGTCGAGTGGTTGGATATCGTGAAGAATGGCAAGTCTGAACTGGCGACGAAGGTTCATCAAATATCGCGCTTCCTGCCGGATCCTATGAAGGTGCTGGAGTTCCTTCAGAAATTCAGTACTCATATGAAGAAGGAAGTTAGATTGCTGCAGGAGATGGAAACGATTGTGCAGCCGAATGTTTCCTGCAAGGAATGTGCTGACACAATAACCAAGGTTCTGAAGAAATTAGGGCAGCCGGTTATGACTAATCTGTACTACAACACGATTAAGATGCTGCTTGAGAGAGTGAGCTCTGTCATGATTGACGAAGAAGCGATCAGG GTTTTGATTGGGTACGTCTTGGACTGTCTGAAAGGAGGTAACGTGATAGAGGAGGTTGGCCTTAATCCTAATAACGCCGGAGAGAAAGGATTGAGATTACTAGTG ATGCTGTCATTCGTATTTGGGCCGCACTTCCTGCACAATGACATCTTGATGCAACTGGTGAATCTTCTCGAGTTAGAGGACGAGATGGTGGCACCGTTGGTCCTTTCGATCTTCACGTTCCTGGGAAAATATAAACCGCTGTGCGACGTAGCGCCGGACATCATGAACCTCATGGTACCGATATGCAAGAACTTCGCTGAGACGGGAACACCGAAGCAGGCGAAGCAGGCCGTGAGGTGTTTGTTCGTCAACATGACCAACATCCACGACACCATTTTCCCTGAGATCATCGAGAGAATCAAGAACACCCTGACGCCGACGTCGGAATATTATCGAACGTCTATAGTCACATTAGGTCACATAGCGTATAATTTGCCAGACAAATATcaagtacaaataaaaaatatggtgTCCAGAAAA ATAGTTAAAGAATTATTAGTGAAGGAAAGCAGCGAGCAAACGGCCGACGCCATCGAGGGAGATTGGTGCAGGGAGGATCAATTACCCGAGGAGACACGATGCAGATTAGAAGGCTTGAAGTGCATGGCGCGCTGGCTGTTAGGATTGAAGACCGACGTGTTGTCGGCGCAAAAGACATTCAGAATGTTGAACGCCTTCATGGTGAACAAGGGAGATCTGTTGTCACAGGGACGTCTGAGCAAGGCTGAAATGAGTTGGTTGCGACTGCAGGCGGGTTGCTCAATGTTGAAGATATGCGAGCAGAAGGGCGTTGGCGACCAATTCACTGCggaacaattttataatctttcGCAACTCATGGTG GATGAAGTTCCGCAAGTAAGAGAAGCTTTCGGCAACAAATTACACAAAGGTCTTGGAAGAGGAATTCCAAACAAATGCTTGCCGTTGGATTTCATGGGGTATTACGCATTGGCCGGCAAGGAGCAAGACAAGAGACTAAAATGTGTACTGAAAACATACATGCAGACAGATATAAATAAGAGAAGAGATTACGTGAAGACACTTTCATTGGGCACTGTCGAACGGGCCATGG GTCAACTGCCACATATTTTGCCGGATTACATGCTGGTTTTTGCGGTGCCTATCCTCGCGCATGACCCCGAGTTCACGAGTTACATTATGGTGAGCCAGTTGAAAGTCATACAACAGTGTCTTTGGTTCATCTTGGAACCGCTCATCACGAAGAACGAATATTACTGTTATGGATTTTACAAAAACCTCGTGGAACGTATGAAGAGCCACAAGGACGCATTGAAACCTGAGGACAATGAGATGAATTAC AAATTGTGGGCCGTTTGCGATCTAGCAATGAATGTAATATACACGAAGACTACCAATTTCGACATGAAGGAATTTCCGAGCGAAACGCGAATTCCCACGATGTACTTCAAACGGACAGACGAGATGTTGACCAACACCAAGAATTATTTACCAGCAGAGCTGCAAATAAGTATGACAAATCCAAAAGGAAAGGGATCATTCCACAACACACATACGGTTAATGAGAGACCACAACGCAGAACAAAATCCAAACAACAAAAGGAAGTAGGCATCGGACCTAATGAGACAGACGCAAGG CCTGCCGAAGCGTCAGAAACCAGGATTCAATTACCTGGCTTGGAAGAGGAG atCGAGGAACCACCATCAAAGAGGGCATTAAGGGAATcggataaagtaaataaataa
- the LOC105274851 gene encoding sister chromatid cohesion protein PDS5 homolog B-B isoform X1, with product MSEIIYPQGCRSVTEDLGPDELIRRLKTLAHTLQAMGQDEGMYQQYIPLALHLAEEHFLMHQSKDVQLLIACCIADVLRVYAPEAPYKDADQVKTIFLFLIKQLAGLKDPKDPAFKRYFYLLENLAYVKSFNMCFELEDCQEIFCALFSLMFKIVNDEHSGKVKSFMLDVLCPLITESDIVSNELLDIILMNIVEPSKTQKKNAYLLAKELVIKCSDTLEPYIQAFFNHVLILGKEEKSLQICKKVYDLIYELNHICPSVLLSVLPQLECKLKSSSETERLGAVALLARMFSEKGSQLAVQHTQLWRAFLGRFNDISVSIRIKCVQYSMHFLLNHPELRKDITDTLKLRQHDADENVRYEVVMAIVTTARRDFEVVSDSEDLLEFVKERTLDKKFKIRKEAMSGLAMIYKKHLNDADVPQATKKAVIWIKDKILHGYYMAGMEDRLLVERLLNTCLVPYQLPAEERMKKLYHLLGTIDDHASKAFVELQKHQLAVRRAVVEWLDIVKNGKSELATKVHQISRFLPDPMKVLEFLQKFSTHMKKEVRLLQEMETIVQPNVSCKECADTITKVLKKLGQPVMTNLYYNTIKMLLERVSSVMIDEEAIRVLIGYVLDCLKGGNVIEEVGLNPNNAGEKGLRLLVMLSFVFGPHFLHNDILMQLVNLLELEDEMVAPLVLSIFTFLGKYKPLCDVAPDIMNLMVPICKNFAETGTPKQAKQAVRCLFVNMTNIHDTIFPEIIERIKNTLTPTSEYYRTSIVTLGHIAYNLPDKYQVQIKNMVSRKIVKELLVKESSEQTADAIEGDWCREDQLPEETRCRLEGLKCMARWLLGLKTDVLSAQKTFRMLNAFMVNKGDLLSQGRLSKAEMSWLRLQAGCSMLKICEQKGVGDQFTAEQFYNLSQLMVDEVPQVREAFGNKLHKGLGRGIPNKCLPLDFMGYYALAGKEQDKRLKCVLKTYMQTDINKRRDYVKTLSLGTVERAMGQLPHILPDYMLVFAVPILAHDPEFTSYIMVSQLKVIQQCLWFILEPLITKNEYYCYGFYKNLVERMKSHKDALKPEDNEMNYKLWAVCDLAMNVIYTKTTNFDMKEFPSETRIPTMYFKRTDEMLTNTKNYLPAELQISMTNPKGKGSFHNTHTVNERPQRRTKSKQQKEVGIGPNETDARLQAGEMECIDAQPAEASETRIQLPGLEEEIEEPPSKRALRESDKVNK from the exons ATGTCGGAAATAATATATCCGCAAGGGTGCAGATCAGTTACAGAAGATTTAGGTCCTGATGAATTAATCAGAAGACTTAAG ACACTAGCACATACCCTGCAAGCTATGGGGCAAGATGAAGGAATGTATCAGCAGTATATTCCACTCGCACTACACTTGGCGGAGGAACACTTCTTAATGCATCAGAGCAAAGATGTGCAGTTGCTAATCGCCTGCTGCATCGCGGACGTTCTAAGAGTTTATGCACCAGAGGCTCCCTACAAAGATGCAGATCAG GTCAAAACGATATTCCTATTTCTTATTAAACAACTGGCAGGCTTGAAAGATCCAAAAGACCCTGCCTTCAAGCGGTACTTCTACTTGCTTGAAAATTTAGCGTATGTCAAGTCATTCAACATGTGCTTTGAACTGGAGGACTGCCAAGAAATCTTCTGTGCATTATTTTCACTCATGTTCAAAATAGTGAA CGACGAACATTCTGGCAAAGTTAAAAGCTTCATGCTGGATGTCTTGTGCCCATTGATCACCGAATCGGACATCGTCAGTAACGAGCTTCTGGATATCATACTGATGAATATCGTCGAGCCAAGTAAAACGCAGAAAAAGAACGCGTATCTGCTCGCTAAGGAGCTGGTGATTAAGTGCAGCGACACCCTAGAACCATACATTCAAGCA tttttcaaTCACGTCTTGATTTTGGGCAAGGAGGAAAAaagcttgcaaatctgcaagAAAGTCTATGACCTAATTTACGAGCTGAATCACATATGTCCGAGTGTCTTGTTGTCCGTCCTTCCTCAACTAGAATGCAAATTGAAATCCTCTTCCGAGACTGAGAGACTGGGCGCCGTGGCATTGCTGGCGAGAATGTTCTCCGAGAAGGGCTCACAATTGGCCGTGCAACATACGCAATTGTGGAGGGCGTTTTTGGGACGGTTCAACGACATCAGCGTGTCCATTCGTATTAAATGTGTGCAGTATTCGATGCATTTCTTACTAAATCATCCCGAACTGAGGAAAGATATCACCGATACTCTGAAATTGAGGCAACATGACGCCGATGAGAATGTCCGTTACGAAGTCGTAATGGCTATAGTGACGACTGCCAGACGAGACTTCGAGGTCGTGTCGGACAGTGAGGATCTACTTGAATTTGTCAAAGAAAGAACACTGGACAAAAAG TTTAAGATACGAAAAGAGGCAATGTCTGGCCTGGCTATGATATACAAGAAACATCTGAACGACGCGGACGTGCCACAGGCCACGAAGAAAGCAGTGATCTGGATAAAAGATAAGATATTACATGGCTATTACATGGCAGGCATGGAAGACAGGCTATTGGTGGAGAGACTGCTGAATACATGCCTAGTACCGTATCAACTACCAGCTGAAGAGAGAATGAAGAAGCTGTACCACCTCTTAGGTACAATTGATGATCACGCTTCCAAAGCCTTTGTGGAACTTCAGAAGCATCAGTTGGC TGTGAGACGGGCAGTAGTCGAGTGGTTGGATATCGTGAAGAATGGCAAGTCTGAACTGGCGACGAAGGTTCATCAAATATCGCGCTTCCTGCCGGATCCTATGAAGGTGCTGGAGTTCCTTCAGAAATTCAGTACTCATATGAAGAAGGAAGTTAGATTGCTGCAGGAGATGGAAACGATTGTGCAGCCGAATGTTTCCTGCAAGGAATGTGCTGACACAATAACCAAGGTTCTGAAGAAATTAGGGCAGCCGGTTATGACTAATCTGTACTACAACACGATTAAGATGCTGCTTGAGAGAGTGAGCTCTGTCATGATTGACGAAGAAGCGATCAGG GTTTTGATTGGGTACGTCTTGGACTGTCTGAAAGGAGGTAACGTGATAGAGGAGGTTGGCCTTAATCCTAATAACGCCGGAGAGAAAGGATTGAGATTACTAGTG ATGCTGTCATTCGTATTTGGGCCGCACTTCCTGCACAATGACATCTTGATGCAACTGGTGAATCTTCTCGAGTTAGAGGACGAGATGGTGGCACCGTTGGTCCTTTCGATCTTCACGTTCCTGGGAAAATATAAACCGCTGTGCGACGTAGCGCCGGACATCATGAACCTCATGGTACCGATATGCAAGAACTTCGCTGAGACGGGAACACCGAAGCAGGCGAAGCAGGCCGTGAGGTGTTTGTTCGTCAACATGACCAACATCCACGACACCATTTTCCCTGAGATCATCGAGAGAATCAAGAACACCCTGACGCCGACGTCGGAATATTATCGAACGTCTATAGTCACATTAGGTCACATAGCGTATAATTTGCCAGACAAATATcaagtacaaataaaaaatatggtgTCCAGAAAA ATAGTTAAAGAATTATTAGTGAAGGAAAGCAGCGAGCAAACGGCCGACGCCATCGAGGGAGATTGGTGCAGGGAGGATCAATTACCCGAGGAGACACGATGCAGATTAGAAGGCTTGAAGTGCATGGCGCGCTGGCTGTTAGGATTGAAGACCGACGTGTTGTCGGCGCAAAAGACATTCAGAATGTTGAACGCCTTCATGGTGAACAAGGGAGATCTGTTGTCACAGGGACGTCTGAGCAAGGCTGAAATGAGTTGGTTGCGACTGCAGGCGGGTTGCTCAATGTTGAAGATATGCGAGCAGAAGGGCGTTGGCGACCAATTCACTGCggaacaattttataatctttcGCAACTCATGGTG GATGAAGTTCCGCAAGTAAGAGAAGCTTTCGGCAACAAATTACACAAAGGTCTTGGAAGAGGAATTCCAAACAAATGCTTGCCGTTGGATTTCATGGGGTATTACGCATTGGCCGGCAAGGAGCAAGACAAGAGACTAAAATGTGTACTGAAAACATACATGCAGACAGATATAAATAAGAGAAGAGATTACGTGAAGACACTTTCATTGGGCACTGTCGAACGGGCCATGG GTCAACTGCCACATATTTTGCCGGATTACATGCTGGTTTTTGCGGTGCCTATCCTCGCGCATGACCCCGAGTTCACGAGTTACATTATGGTGAGCCAGTTGAAAGTCATACAACAGTGTCTTTGGTTCATCTTGGAACCGCTCATCACGAAGAACGAATATTACTGTTATGGATTTTACAAAAACCTCGTGGAACGTATGAAGAGCCACAAGGACGCATTGAAACCTGAGGACAATGAGATGAATTAC AAATTGTGGGCCGTTTGCGATCTAGCAATGAATGTAATATACACGAAGACTACCAATTTCGACATGAAGGAATTTCCGAGCGAAACGCGAATTCCCACGATGTACTTCAAACGGACAGACGAGATGTTGACCAACACCAAGAATTATTTACCAGCAGAGCTGCAAATAAGTATGACAAATCCAAAAGGAAAGGGATCATTCCACAACACACATACGGTTAATGAGAGACCACAACGCAGAACAAAATCCAAACAACAAAAGGAAGTAGGCATCGGACCTAATGAGACAGACGCAAGG CTGCAAGCTGGAGAAATGGAATGTATCGATGCAcag CCTGCCGAAGCGTCAGAAACCAGGATTCAATTACCTGGCTTGGAAGAGGAG atCGAGGAACCACCATCAAAGAGGGCATTAAGGGAATcggataaagtaaataaataa